Within the Musa acuminata AAA Group cultivar baxijiao chromosome BXJ2-9, Cavendish_Baxijiao_AAA, whole genome shotgun sequence genome, the region TTACTAAAGCTTAACTTGCTGCGGCTTCACATAGATCAAGACAGGTTCATGTAGAACGAGAGGAACCAAGATGATGTGCAATTCATTCTATTAATCTCTTTGCGGTATCTTTCCTCCATCCATAGTACCAGTGCAATTACTTACTCTATAAGCTCGATTCAGGCACAAGTTTACCAGCATGGTTCCTGATTTCAAAGTCATGATACATCAATGGAGAATCTAGTGTCCAAACTTCTGCGAGAAATTTCATCTTCACATCATTAAGACCTGATGGGGATGGCATTTGGAGCTCCAGGGATGGAATTTGATACGATGTGCCATAATGGCCCTTGTGATGGATGTCTTATTAACTACAAATTGTGGAGTTTGAAGCTGGAGAACCCCATTAAACCATTCAACAACACATCGAAGTACAGGTTTCATCTGACTAAAGCATGCTAATCAGGTATGACAAGAAACTAGCAGTATGTTAAGTTTTAGTTCAGTGGTACCAAATTAGTCCTTTCATCTGCACTTCCGAAAAACCATGCTATCTTATTCTTCTGGTTATCTTGCCAACATCCTTGACATTTATTAATTGGTCTTGCCATTTTCCTGAGCCCTGCCATTCAAGCGCTTGTTTATTTTCATAATCCTCCTTTTTTACACAGACATTGATGAGCAAGAATTTTCAATCCATGTAGACGTTTATGTGATCTGTTGAAGCCCTGTGAATAGATTGATGCATCTCAATCTTCATATGCTGCTGTTGCAAGGCTTTAAATAATTTGCATACTCATACTCATCTGTTGGCCTGATCTCGTAAAATAGATGCATAAAAAGGTTATGGGAATAATCTGACGGTAACAACATTCCTTGTGTTATATGGTAACCAAGGTATCATTGGTATCAGAACTGTAAGATAGATGTATGCTTTAGCTTTTGCATATGAACTACTACGGAACATATGATAAGCCAGGATGCATATACCTCCATCAAATCTTAATCTGGTATCAGTAGTTTCCACATGATCTAGTTCCCATTAATCTGTGTTTATGACTCGTAGGAAGAACGCTTTCCTTCTGATTGAAGAAGGCAACTATTTCATGTTAAATGGGAAATGCATAGTTATGACCTCTTAGTTTCTTCCACATGATCTATTACCGTGTTGGGTAGATAAAACATGCACTTTTTTTGACTAATTGACATATACCTAGTTGACTATTAAAACCTTGAAATACAGGTGGAAGAGGCTGCCTAAACGTATACTTAAAGCAAAATTAAATCAGGAATCTAAATTATAgtgcaaaggaaaaaaaagaataaaaaagatcGGAATATATTATCcactattttttgaaattattagaTTTTGTTTATGATCATGCACTCGTGCATCATAACATCGTAATATATGATGTCAAGAAGAGATTAAATATAATTCTTTTCTCAGTGGGCGATTCCAACATTGGCCTTCTGGATTCCTCCACGTTGATCATAACGGATAGCTGGACTATCATTAACATTTCTTGATCATACAAACCCAAGTTCTGATGAACAATCTCAATATATTGCAACATAATTGATTCATAGCATATTACATTTACTTCACCCTTCACATGCATGGTAAACGACGACAAATCCAAGTATCAATCAAACACAATGGATCATAGATAGATGCCAATTCAACCAATCCAACCCGGAAGAAGAGCCCAATCCTTGTGAAACAACAAGCACACCAATCAAACACACAATATGCCCCGAGTACCGACTCGCAAGCATTGATTCAGATCAGAGTTCGGGGTTTCCTCACAGAGGTGGTTTAGCTGTTGGGGGCGGCAGCGGAGGCCGCGGCCCTCGCCTTGGCAGACTCGACCATTCGCCGGCTGATCTCCTGGGAGTACACGTGGAGGACCTCGATCCCGTCATCGTCGGCTCCGCCGCCGACTGACGCCGCGGAGGCGGCGGAAAAGGCCTCCTCCTCGATTGTGCCGGCAACGGCGGCGGCCTCGTCTCCGGGGAGGGAGCCGTAGCGCTTGGAGAGGACAGATTGGGAGGTGAGCGTCTCCACGAGGCGGTGGAGCACCGCCTCCCGCGTCCGCTGCGTCGGAGGCCAGATCTTGAGGACGAGGGACGGGTAGCCGCCGCCCGCCGCCGTATTCTTCTCGATTTCGCCCTTGGCCTCCGCCGCGGCGCCTTCGGCCATGGAGGGCGAGGGGGCGGTCGACCGGATCGCGAGGGGAGAAGCAAAAGGGGCGAGGTGAGAAGGCGGGCGGCTTTTGTGTTGGGGTCGAAGTGGAACCGACCCGTGTCGGCCCAATCGAAGTCAGCCGTGTCAGGATCGTCAAATCTGGATCGAAGCCCAAACTTGTGTCCGGTCCAGGTCAATCCGGACGCAGTTCGAACCAGACCGAGCCCGGTCTGGGTCTGGATTGAACTGCAGCAACACCAGAACAGCCCAAGTCGTCTTCCCGCTTCGTCTGCTCCACCGCTTCTATCTCTGGCTCCATCCGGAGAAAGAAACGCCGGACAAGAAAGGATCATGGCCACTTCCAGGCGCTCGAGAGGTTTGCTAAGAGATCCGAGCTTACTTATGCAACTATAGAGATGACCCCATCGGTTATCATCGCGTGACTTcctcctgcttgggcgagaggggAAAAAACCCCATCGTCCTCTTCAGATCCTCCTCCTCAAGCTGGtccttcttcctctcctgctgctgctgctgctccgtcTTCTGGGGCGCCCGCCTCTTCATGCTGGTCCTTGTTCCTCTCCTACTGCTGCTGCTCCGTCTTCCGGGGCGGGAACCTCGGGCCCTGCAGTCTCCGCCGGTGGTACTATCTGGTCGTGCGGGTTCTTCTGGTGATAGTTCGTGTTTTCCTTGGGATCGTTTTGATCGAATTAAGAACTCAACGGAGGAGTTTGCAGTTTTCTCTACAGATGAACTCTCTGAATGGTATAAGCCTTGGGAGCCTTCTCTGGTGGGTCATTTTTTGCTCCGACCGCCTCCGGCGGAGGTTATTCGGGCTATTGTCAGCCGGCTCTGGAACCTATCTTCCTCATCGCAGGTTCTCGACATGGCCCGAGGTTTTTTCTTGTTCAGATTTGAGTCAAAATCGGATGCCATGAAAATGCGTTTACGCTGATGGATGGCTCTTCTAAACCGGAGGAGGAGGCCGGAGGGGCTGGTTACTTGCTGCGATCCAGTGCTGGAAAATGCGTTTGGGCCGGTGGCTCCTTTTGCCGGATGTTGATGGCTGGGAGGCAGAGATGTTGATGACCTTTTAAGTTTGGGATGGAAGCTGCACTGAATGAGGGGATTACTCACTTGGTGGTGGAATCGGACTgtgagtttttttttcttcttcttattttatgAGTTATAAATCTGATCATATTTCTAACTCATCATCACATCTTGCGGCATGTTGTAGATTTCTATAGTAATATGTAGTTTgatatttttgaagaaaaaaaaaggatcgaTCTGTTTCCGAGCCTTGAATTGACGACGGAGTTAGAATCAACCCTTAATGCATTATCCCAATAATCGATCAAAGCCTTTCACGACCTCTCTGTAAATGCAATAATTGACCATGGTCGGGTTTACCCTAACTAGATAGTAGGTTTTCGTTAAACAAAAGAAAGTACGAGTCTGAAGGACATTTTATTTGTAGTTGGTGTTCCTAACTACTGcgataaataaaatatatctcGAAAATCTACttg harbors:
- the LOC103997356 gene encoding WPP domain-containing protein 1, whose translation is MAEGAAAEAKGEIEKNTAAGGGYPSLVLKIWPPTQRTREAVLHRLVETLTSQSVLSKRYGSLPGDEAAAVAGTIEEEAFSAASAASVGGGADDDGIEVLHVYSQEISRRMVESAKARAAASAAAPNS